A part of Thermococcus sp. SY098 genomic DNA contains:
- a CDS encoding magnesium-dependent phosphatase-1 — MRLLILDLDGTLWDHEDASQLVPPFEVHDDTVIDAYGNKLSLFPGVREFLNWAKDRFILSIASWNMEELVRPILEALELWDYFIFPKIENHPDKASMILRTVEQLKSIGYEVDEIVYIDDRTIHLKDIKREIPNVKFIQMWIDVKSFEELEKVLEGL, encoded by the coding sequence ATGAGGCTACTGATTTTAGATTTGGATGGCACTTTATGGGATCACGAAGATGCTTCTCAGCTTGTACCACCTTTTGAGGTTCATGATGATACTGTGATTGATGCTTATGGCAATAAGCTTTCACTGTTTCCAGGCGTTAGAGAATTCCTAAACTGGGCAAAAGACAGGTTTATCCTGAGTATAGCAAGTTGGAATATGGAAGAACTCGTCAGACCAATTCTTGAAGCTCTTGAGCTCTGGGACTACTTCATCTTTCCTAAAATTGAGAATCATCCAGATAAAGCAAGTATGATTTTAAGAACAGTAGAACAGCTCAAGAGCATAGGGTATGAAGTTGATGAAATAGTTTACATTGACGACAGGACAATCCACCTTAAAGACATAAAAAGGGAAATCCCAAATGTTAAATTCATTCAAATGTGGATTGATGTAAAAAGTTTTGAAGAGCTGGAAAAAGTCTTGGAGGGTTTATGA
- a CDS encoding DUF366 family protein has product MKLLVIKDKRIDYDGSAIRSHWAYRNFGILGNSIVVFRGRCDVKVEEMIDIEDVRAQKEIKSNDMVHYIIEVFDFPNVLLASALQKLFIAKICELLSEYDVKARRKGDDIYVEDRKLSISIATVSPVSIKIHIGINVEAKGIPKDVNAIGLKEIGIRDVETFMEESGKALQEEFNKVKKDSLKVRWTE; this is encoded by the coding sequence ATGAAACTCTTAGTTATTAAAGACAAAAGAATTGATTACGATGGCTCGGCAATAAGAAGCCACTGGGCTTATAGAAATTTTGGTATTCTTGGAAACTCCATAGTTGTTTTTAGAGGTAGGTGTGATGTGAAAGTCGAAGAGATGATTGACATTGAAGATGTGAGAGCTCAAAAAGAAATCAAAAGCAACGATATGGTTCATTACATAATCGAGGTTTTTGACTTTCCCAACGTTCTACTTGCATCAGCATTGCAAAAGCTGTTCATAGCAAAGATTTGTGAGCTCCTATCTGAATATGATGTGAAAGCCAGACGAAAGGGGGATGACATATATGTTGAAGACAGAAAGCTCAGCATCTCAATAGCAACCGTTTCTCCAGTTAGCATTAAAATCCACATAGGTATAAACGTTGAAGCTAAAGGAATACCCAAAGATGTCAATGCTATTGGCTTAAAGGAGATTGGAATTAGGGATGTTGAAACTTTTATGGAAGAGAGCGGGAAAGCTTTACAAGAAGAGTTCAATAAGGTGAAAAAGGACAGCTTAAAAGTTAGATGGACCGAGTAA
- a CDS encoding PhoI, giving the protein MKMGWHELGSYELESFQVFFPASLEIQEELLKAGFKVPYDKEKGFATPIPVVAAFKTGRKLRKDKLLKGRKIKENGNFAEISPERALLKLLINEKGFLKLEFEVKNYHLEDLGFVRVPPRIWSTWASFSLPIDAFGNITEKLGGFANERPKGMYFASKSNGKEIEVYSYKGRKAKNLGIPVFGYNMSLESFELVKEYLNEKAEKNRVNEEVLQYLKLGLKKRTETKAGLKVGIVWREGKAERVTLKLSTTYPKIKIIGLYGKLEGKSRGELSNEKDHFIIVHSNDFYWALLNAKNAFGF; this is encoded by the coding sequence ATGAAAATGGGTTGGCACGAATTAGGAAGTTATGAGCTTGAAAGTTTTCAAGTGTTCTTTCCAGCATCTTTGGAAATCCAAGAAGAGCTTCTAAAAGCAGGATTTAAAGTACCTTATGACAAAGAAAAAGGCTTTGCAACTCCAATACCAGTTGTGGCAGCCTTTAAAACTGGTAGAAAACTCAGAAAAGATAAGCTGCTAAAGGGTAGGAAAATTAAAGAGAACGGTAACTTTGCTGAAATTAGCCCAGAAAGAGCACTATTGAAACTGCTAATAAATGAGAAAGGGTTCTTGAAATTGGAGTTTGAAGTTAAAAACTATCATCTTGAGGATTTAGGCTTTGTGAGGGTGCCTCCGAGAATCTGGAGTACTTGGGCCAGCTTTTCGTTACCTATCGATGCTTTTGGAAATATAACTGAAAAACTTGGAGGATTTGCTAATGAACGACCGAAAGGCATGTATTTTGCATCAAAAAGCAATGGAAAAGAGATTGAGGTTTATTCCTATAAGGGGCGGAAGGCCAAAAATCTTGGCATCCCTGTTTTTGGCTACAATATGAGCTTGGAGTCATTTGAACTGGTTAAGGAGTACCTAAATGAAAAGGCAGAGAAAAATAGAGTAAATGAAGAAGTTTTACAATATCTCAAGCTGGGTTTGAAAAAGAGAACGGAAACAAAAGCTGGCTTAAAAGTTGGCATAGTGTGGAGGGAAGGAAAGGCAGAGAGAGTAACACTTAAGCTTTCAACAACATATCCAAAAATTAAGATTATCGGGCTTTATGGGAAGCTGGAAGGAAAGTCAAGAGGAGAGCTCAGTAATGAAAAAGATCATTTCATTATAGTCCATTCCAATGACTTCTATTGGGCTCTTCTGAATGCTAAAAATGCTTTCGGCTTTTAG
- the lysS gene encoding lysine--tRNA ligase, with amino-acid sequence MVHWADYMAEKIIRERGDKEEYVVESGITPSGYVHIGNFRELFTAYIVGHALKDKGKKVRHIHMWDDYDRFRKVPKNVPSEWKEYLTMPVSEVPDPWGCHNSYAEHFMELFESEVEKLGIEVDFLRASKLYKSGEYANDIKKALENRDKIVAILNKFRDMAKQPHLEESWQPVQIYCPKCRKEANFIQWDGGWKIEYKCPHCGSEGKTDIREGNVKLRWRVDWPMRWAHFGVDFEPAGKDHLAAGSSFDTGREIIKAVYGKEPPLTLMYEFVGIKGQKGKMSGSKGNVILLSDLYEVLEPGVIRFLYARHRPNKEIKIDLGLGLLNLYDEFDKVERIYFGLEKAKNKEEEIELKRTYELSMPKIPRRLVAQAPFRFLVVLVQMPHLDEDKIIEILKKQGHIPQNLTEEDTERIKLRIMLAKNWVIKYAPDTVKFSILQELPRIEISEEIKEALREVANWLESREEFSVNELNNIIFDAAKKRNIPSKQWFKILYQLFIGKDRGPRLASFLASLDKKFVIRRLRLEA; translated from the coding sequence ATGGTTCATTGGGCAGATTACATGGCTGAAAAGATAATACGAGAGAGAGGTGACAAAGAGGAATACGTCGTTGAAAGCGGCATAACTCCGAGCGGATACGTCCATATTGGCAATTTTAGGGAGCTTTTCACCGCTTACATTGTCGGTCATGCGTTAAAAGACAAAGGGAAAAAAGTTAGGCACATTCATATGTGGGATGATTACGATAGGTTCAGAAAAGTTCCAAAAAATGTTCCAAGCGAATGGAAAGAATACTTGACAATGCCGGTCAGTGAAGTGCCCGATCCTTGGGGTTGCCATAACAGCTATGCAGAACATTTCATGGAGCTCTTTGAAAGTGAAGTTGAAAAACTCGGCATAGAAGTCGATTTCCTGAGAGCGAGCAAGCTTTACAAGAGTGGGGAATATGCCAACGATATAAAAAAGGCTCTTGAGAATAGAGACAAGATAGTTGCAATCCTTAACAAATTCCGCGACATGGCAAAACAGCCTCATTTAGAAGAGAGTTGGCAGCCAGTTCAAATTTACTGTCCAAAGTGCAGAAAAGAGGCGAATTTTATTCAGTGGGACGGTGGATGGAAGATAGAATACAAGTGCCCACATTGTGGAAGCGAAGGAAAGACAGACATAAGGGAAGGAAATGTAAAGCTGAGATGGCGTGTGGATTGGCCCATGAGATGGGCGCACTTTGGAGTTGATTTTGAACCTGCAGGGAAAGATCACCTGGCAGCTGGTTCGAGCTTTGATACTGGGAGAGAAATTATCAAAGCAGTTTATGGCAAAGAGCCTCCACTAACACTCATGTACGAGTTTGTTGGAATAAAAGGACAAAAAGGTAAGATGAGCGGCTCAAAAGGCAACGTTATCCTACTCAGCGACCTCTATGAAGTTCTTGAGCCTGGAGTAATAAGGTTCCTCTATGCCAGACACAGGCCAAATAAGGAAATTAAGATTGACCTCGGTTTGGGTTTGCTGAACCTCTACGATGAATTCGATAAAGTCGAGCGCATATACTTTGGCCTTGAAAAGGCAAAAAATAAGGAGGAAGAAATTGAGCTCAAAAGAACATATGAGCTCTCAATGCCAAAAATTCCCAGGCGGTTAGTTGCCCAGGCACCATTTAGATTTCTCGTTGTCCTTGTGCAGATGCCACACTTGGATGAAGATAAAATTATTGAAATCCTCAAAAAGCAAGGTCATATCCCCCAGAATCTTACCGAAGAAGATACCGAAAGAATAAAACTCAGGATTATGCTCGCAAAGAACTGGGTAATCAAATACGCTCCAGACACAGTGAAATTCTCAATCCTCCAAGAGCTTCCAAGAATTGAGATAAGCGAAGAAATTAAAGAAGCCCTCAGAGAAGTTGCCAACTGGTTGGAAAGTAGAGAGGAATTCAGCGTTAATGAGCTTAACAATATAATTTTTGATGCTGCAAAGAAGCGCAACATTCCAAGCAAACAGTGGTTCAAGATTCTCTATCAGCTGTTCATCGGCAAAGACAGAGGACCAAGATTAGCAAGCTTCTTGGCTTCTCTTGACAAAAAATTCGTAATCAGAAGGCTTAGGCTTGAAGCTTAA
- a CDS encoding indolepyruvate oxidoreductase subunit beta, with protein MEFNLIIAGVGGQGGLTLSRIIGNAAMHEGYRVRIGETLGMSQRYGSVLSYLRFGEEVYSPLIEEGEADLMFALEPAEALRNARFLSKKSHAIVNAYPIHTATTLVGKERYPNLDEIKEALLKICPTDMLNFQEVADKINPRTLGVVMLGYAYGRGLIPLKKDSLREGIKETLKEKLWEINFRALEEGIKLVR; from the coding sequence GTGGAGTTTAATCTCATCATCGCTGGAGTTGGGGGTCAAGGAGGATTAACTCTTTCAAGAATAATTGGAAATGCTGCAATGCATGAGGGTTACAGGGTCAGAATAGGAGAAACACTTGGTATGAGTCAGCGATATGGTAGTGTTCTCTCATATCTGCGCTTTGGTGAAGAGGTTTATTCTCCACTCATTGAAGAAGGTGAGGCTGATTTAATGTTCGCTTTAGAACCAGCAGAAGCCCTAAGAAACGCACGCTTTTTAAGCAAAAAGAGCCATGCAATTGTAAATGCCTATCCAATACACACAGCAACAACGCTGGTAGGAAAGGAAAGGTATCCCAATTTAGATGAAATAAAAGAAGCGCTCCTAAAGATTTGTCCCACTGATATGCTCAACTTCCAAGAGGTGGCAGATAAAATAAATCCAAGAACTTTGGGTGTTGTAATGCTTGGATATGCCTATGGAAGGGGTCTCATTCCCCTTAAAAAAGACAGTTTAAGAGAAGGAATAAAAGAGACTCTTAAAGAAAAACTCTGGGAAATTAACTTTAGGGCTCTTGAAGAGGGTATAAAATTAGTTCGTTAA
- a CDS encoding phosphate uptake regulator PhoU codes for MEFRKIQFTGRSSYIISLPKKWIKENNLKQGDVVPLVINPDGSITILPKEPKEISEKKELMISEEYSPDMAIRLIISAYIQGYDVLEIKFTKELPHYKVKIRKVIQSLPGVEIILDEPTRIVGKSLLADEEINLREILERINSIIVSMLEDLYFMKKSQTKELIRDINDLENELDRFYFLTIRAVNKILSKRSLIEESGIVRRSFDLIGILFIVRNIERIGDHIIRVAENFDDDIEVEYIRKMYTEMLSQITKRDLKKIDTLMLALKEKIRQIDYKKSIAMDSYRRILEYLENIGETIINMALS; via the coding sequence ATGGAATTCAGAAAAATTCAGTTTACTGGTAGGAGCTCCTATATAATCTCCCTTCCAAAAAAATGGATTAAGGAAAATAATTTAAAACAAGGGGATGTTGTGCCGCTGGTCATTAATCCGGATGGCTCAATAACGATCCTTCCAAAAGAACCTAAAGAAATTAGCGAAAAGAAAGAGTTAATGATTTCAGAGGAATATTCACCAGACATGGCCATCAGGCTTATTATCTCGGCGTACATCCAGGGCTATGATGTTCTTGAGATTAAATTCACAAAGGAGTTGCCCCATTACAAAGTCAAAATTAGAAAAGTGATTCAAAGCCTGCCGGGAGTGGAGATAATACTTGATGAACCCACAAGGATAGTCGGTAAAAGCCTGCTTGCTGATGAGGAAATAAACCTTAGGGAGATTTTAGAAAGAATAAACTCAATAATAGTTTCCATGCTTGAGGATCTATACTTCATGAAAAAATCTCAGACGAAGGAACTAATTAGAGACATCAACGACCTCGAAAACGAGCTTGATAGATTTTATTTCCTTACAATTAGGGCTGTCAACAAAATACTTTCTAAGAGGAGTTTAATCGAAGAAAGTGGAATCGTCAGGAGAAGCTTTGATCTAATTGGAATCTTGTTCATAGTTCGCAACATTGAAAGAATTGGGGATCACATCATCAGGGTTGCCGAAAACTTTGACGATGACATTGAGGTTGAATATATAAGGAAGATGTACACAGAAATGCTCAGCCAAATAACCAAGAGAGATTTAAAGAAAATAGATACCCTTATGCTTGCTTTGAAAGAAAAAATCAGACAGATAGACTACAAAAAGTCCATCGCGATGGACAGCTATCGCAGAATTCTCGAATATTTGGAAAACATAGGTGAAACGATAATTAACATGGCACTAAGCTAA
- a CDS encoding isoaspartyl peptidase/L-asparaginase family protein: MVAIIVHGGAGTIKNEEKIPKAIKGVREAVLAGWKELKRGSALDAVEEAVKALEDNPVFNAGTGSVLTLDGRIEMDAAIMRGKTLEAGAVASIWGVKNPISVARKVMEKTDHVLLVGEGALKFARIMGFDEYDPITEERREQWKKLREKLLKEGTIPYWKKISELIKEHPEVLRSTVGAVAFDGEEVVAGTSTGGVFLKMFGRVGDTPIIGAGTYANELAGASCTGLGEVAIKLSLAKTAVDFVRLGLSAQKASEAAIEMATKYFGKDTMGIIMIDREGNVGFAKNTKHMSVAYLKDGMIEPFAGI, encoded by the coding sequence ATGGTCGCGATTATCGTTCATGGAGGAGCTGGGACTATCAAGAATGAGGAAAAAATACCAAAAGCCATTAAAGGCGTAAGGGAGGCTGTTTTAGCAGGATGGAAAGAACTTAAGAGAGGCTCCGCATTGGACGCTGTAGAAGAGGCGGTTAAAGCTTTGGAAGACAATCCTGTTTTTAACGCTGGGACAGGGAGTGTGCTAACTTTAGATGGTAGAATTGAAATGGACGCTGCCATTATGAGGGGCAAAACTCTTGAAGCAGGAGCCGTTGCCAGCATATGGGGCGTTAAAAATCCAATAAGCGTCGCAAGGAAAGTCATGGAGAAAACTGATCATGTTCTTTTAGTGGGAGAGGGAGCACTTAAATTTGCCCGTATAATGGGTTTTGATGAGTATGATCCAATAACCGAAGAGAGAAGGGAACAATGGAAAAAGCTCAGAGAAAAACTGCTAAAAGAGGGCACGATTCCATACTGGAAAAAGATCAGCGAGCTGATCAAAGAACACCCCGAAGTTCTAAGGAGCACAGTAGGTGCTGTTGCATTTGATGGAGAAGAGGTTGTGGCTGGCACTTCAACTGGAGGAGTTTTCTTGAAGATGTTTGGCAGGGTTGGTGATACTCCAATAATAGGCGCTGGCACCTATGCAAATGAACTTGCCGGAGCATCTTGCACTGGGCTTGGAGAAGTTGCAATAAAGCTCTCCTTAGCAAAGACCGCAGTTGATTTTGTCAGACTTGGATTGAGTGCACAGAAAGCAAGTGAAGCTGCAATCGAGATGGCAACCAAATACTTCGGAAAAGATACCATGGGAATTATCATGATTGACCGAGAGGGAAACGTTGGGTTTGCGAAAAACACAAAGCACATGAGTGTTGCATATCTGAAAGACGGTATGATTGAACCCTTCGCAGGGATATAA
- a CDS encoding MFS transporter, with protein sequence MRTEDFPGDIWILHISTFFFFLGIALVSPLISPLAILLGATPLIVGSIASVSSIVSFFLKPLGGFLGDRGWKFQVMMLGSGLGALAGVFYMMSISFGNLALFAVGRGIHGFAMALFFPSSLATAIELAPRGRVGETLGWRGMMFSFSNLIGPAIGGFVAEYLGFQSAFAFTVVFSLIALFFVSIAYNKDKNKIKTKREEKHEHVSYRQLLNAFFIAACFSLLFMSLAYSGTFTFLPALYKVLGLGTSAFGIYASIMGGFSLLTRVFGGREADRRGPIPVATFGFLLLLLAYIMLSLHPTPPLAYLSAIPLGMGFGFAVPSLQMMALAKLPQKIRTFGSSIYTMFFDLGYLAGPLVFGYIAQLKNSYEAVFPMFPLVTILSLIILQLPRFLKRDSQSKKGVS encoded by the coding sequence ATGAGAACAGAAGATTTTCCGGGAGATATCTGGATACTTCACATTTCGACATTTTTCTTCTTCCTTGGTATTGCGTTAGTTTCACCCCTAATATCCCCATTAGCAATTCTGTTAGGAGCGACTCCCCTCATAGTAGGTTCAATTGCTTCAGTTTCTTCAATTGTCTCATTTTTCTTAAAACCCCTGGGAGGATTTCTTGGGGACAGGGGCTGGAAGTTTCAAGTTATGATGCTTGGAAGTGGTTTAGGTGCACTTGCCGGAGTTTTTTACATGATGTCTATCTCATTTGGAAATTTGGCACTGTTTGCAGTTGGTAGGGGCATTCACGGCTTTGCTATGGCACTGTTTTTCCCCTCCTCGCTTGCAACGGCAATTGAACTCGCTCCAAGGGGCAGAGTGGGTGAGACCTTGGGCTGGCGTGGGATGATGTTTTCCTTCAGCAACTTAATTGGACCAGCGATTGGAGGCTTTGTTGCTGAATATTTAGGTTTTCAATCAGCTTTTGCTTTTACAGTTGTTTTCTCGTTAATTGCACTGTTTTTTGTATCGATCGCATACAACAAGGACAAAAACAAAATTAAGACAAAGAGAGAGGAAAAACATGAACATGTATCATACCGTCAGCTACTGAATGCATTCTTCATCGCGGCTTGTTTTTCATTGCTTTTCATGTCTCTGGCATATAGCGGGACATTCACTTTCTTACCTGCATTGTACAAAGTCTTGGGATTAGGCACAAGCGCCTTTGGGATATATGCCAGCATAATGGGTGGATTCAGCTTACTCACAAGAGTCTTTGGGGGAAGAGAAGCCGATAGGAGGGGCCCAATTCCTGTTGCAACTTTTGGATTTCTGCTACTCTTACTCGCATATATCATGCTGTCTTTACATCCAACTCCACCCCTGGCATATCTAAGTGCAATTCCTCTTGGAATGGGCTTTGGCTTTGCTGTTCCTTCCCTCCAGATGATGGCATTGGCCAAACTCCCGCAAAAAATCAGGACTTTTGGTTCGAGTATCTACACAATGTTCTTTGATCTCGGCTACTTAGCAGGACCCCTGGTATTTGGGTACATTGCTCAACTTAAAAATAGCTATGAAGCAGTTTTTCCAATGTTCCCGCTGGTTACAATTTTATCATTAATCATTCTCCAACTCCCAAGGTTTTTAAAGAGAGATAGCCAAAGCAAAAAGGGTGTGAGCTAA
- a CDS encoding radical SAM protein — translation MLIRVSYGTAIAMGLIKAKMLARPTTAYLMIYHNGRCINNCAFCPQARESRADLKKLSRVTWPVFDLKTVLEKLENGKFARICLQTVDYEGLEEDVLTLLGAFYSLNLPISVSITPVDRRYLQKFRELGVDYIGVGLDVASERLYNKIKESLYSWDEMWRFTKDIIELFGEKKAFVHLIIGLGETDKEALETIQKAYDIGAEVSLFAFTPIKGTKLENLKPPGLNRYRKIQIGHYLIKNGIKRVEEFKFDDKGNVLSFGISKEDLMRVLQEIAVMTHGCPGCNRPYYNERPSNEPYNFPVKPKEEYLIKLIKKIFSEI, via the coding sequence ATGCTCATTAGAGTTTCATATGGAACGGCCATCGCAATGGGACTAATAAAGGCAAAGATGCTTGCAAGGCCAACTACAGCCTACCTGATGATCTATCATAATGGAAGGTGCATAAACAATTGTGCTTTCTGTCCACAGGCAAGAGAGAGCAGGGCAGATTTAAAAAAGCTCTCACGGGTAACATGGCCTGTCTTTGACCTCAAGACTGTTCTTGAAAAGTTAGAGAACGGAAAGTTTGCAAGGATATGCCTACAAACTGTTGATTATGAAGGTCTGGAGGAGGATGTATTGACACTCCTTGGAGCTTTTTACAGTCTAAACTTGCCAATATCAGTCTCCATAACCCCAGTTGATAGAAGGTATCTCCAGAAGTTTAGAGAGCTCGGCGTTGATTATATCGGTGTTGGATTAGATGTTGCAAGTGAGAGGCTCTACAACAAGATCAAGGAATCTTTATATTCTTGGGATGAAATGTGGAGATTCACAAAGGATATCATTGAACTCTTCGGTGAAAAGAAAGCATTTGTCCATTTGATAATTGGACTTGGTGAAACAGATAAAGAGGCACTTGAAACTATTCAAAAAGCTTATGATATTGGTGCGGAGGTGTCACTTTTTGCCTTTACACCAATCAAGGGAACAAAGCTCGAAAATCTTAAACCTCCCGGTTTAAATAGATACAGGAAAATCCAGATTGGACATTATCTCATTAAAAATGGAATAAAACGTGTTGAAGAGTTTAAATTTGATGACAAAGGAAATGTACTTAGCTTTGGAATAAGCAAGGAAGATCTCATGAGAGTTCTCCAAGAAATTGCAGTAATGACCCATGGATGTCCGGGATGCAACAGGCCATATTACAATGAAAGGCCGAGCAATGAGCCATATAACTTCCCTGTTAAACCAAAAGAGGAATACTTAATAAAGCTCATAAAGAAAATCTTTAGTGAGATTTGA
- a CDS encoding serine/threonine-protein kinase RIO2, producing the protein MVSKLIALEVYHNLKDIDFRILRGVELNMRHHQWVPLEDIAKFARTDVETASYRLGKLDNWMLVRRRSDIGYIGYQLTIHGYDVLAIRAFARKGVIEAISQTQIGVGKEADVYVGITPQGEKVAVKFNRIGRTSFTRIKLYRRDFIDKHHISWLYISRLVAEREHEALQLLSPIAKVPKPIAWNRHAIVMEFIEGVELSELRDDDLTREEAEDILNKVLDEYLKIVRFGIVHSDMSEFNIVLTEDDDILIIDWPQYLPTAYPESLEYLRRDISVLLNAFHRRWRVKKDFSEVWNDFYEAWLESRGEKDNKD; encoded by the coding sequence ATGGTCAGCAAACTAATAGCACTTGAAGTTTATCACAATCTCAAAGACATAGATTTTCGGATATTGAGAGGGGTAGAGTTGAATATGCGCCATCACCAATGGGTACCTTTAGAGGATATTGCCAAGTTTGCGAGAACCGATGTTGAGACTGCTTCTTATCGCTTAGGGAAACTTGATAACTGGATGCTCGTAAGGAGGAGAAGTGATATTGGTTATATTGGCTATCAGCTCACTATTCATGGATATGATGTTTTAGCGATTAGAGCCTTTGCAAGGAAAGGTGTTATCGAGGCAATAAGTCAAACTCAGATTGGTGTTGGAAAAGAAGCTGATGTTTATGTTGGAATAACTCCACAAGGAGAAAAAGTCGCAGTCAAGTTCAACCGTATTGGGAGGACAAGTTTTACCAGAATTAAACTCTACAGAAGGGATTTTATTGACAAACATCATATAAGCTGGCTCTACATCTCACGTTTAGTTGCTGAGAGAGAGCATGAGGCTCTGCAGTTGCTTTCTCCCATAGCCAAAGTTCCGAAGCCGATAGCATGGAACAGACATGCCATAGTAATGGAGTTCATTGAGGGTGTTGAGCTGAGCGAACTTAGGGATGATGATTTGACAAGGGAGGAGGCTGAGGATATTCTCAATAAGGTTTTAGACGAATATCTTAAGATAGTGCGCTTTGGAATTGTTCATTCTGATATGAGCGAGTTCAACATAGTTCTAACAGAAGATGATGATATCTTGATTATTGACTGGCCTCAATACCTGCCAACTGCATATCCAGAGAGTTTGGAGTACCTAAGAAGGGATATATCAGTTTTACTGAATGCTTTTCACAGAAGATGGCGAGTTAAAAAGGACTTTAGTGAGGTTTGGAATGACTTCTATGAAGCTTGGTTAGAAAGTAGAGGAGAAAAAGATAATAAGGATTAA
- a CDS encoding MFS transporter yields the protein MRKKLLLLLSLGWIFNYAHRMAIPPLIPVIKTELGINNAQAGLLMTSLLLPYALIQVPAGYLGDKLGRKKLVVISILGYSLASALIIFAREYWELLSIRALYGIFAGLYYAPATALISDIYKEKKGSALGVFMVGPPIGSGIAPLIVVPIALALEWRYAFLVLSAMSAIIGITLLLSIKGELHEVEHAKLRIPKHVIRLSIMNFISMLAFFGMLTFLPDFFVNRGRSLEEASLYFSILSIVGIAGSLVGGTIYDRLKKKSLILSLGFNAFLSFLLAKTAMPIIMPILGLFFYSVGPIVTAYTAEQATNENKGSVMGFVNMMGFFGATLGPYLLGVLIDTLGYGEAFYFIPLTYVAAVIIIGTQKKKINHT from the coding sequence ATGCGGAAGAAACTATTATTGCTCCTCTCCCTCGGATGGATATTTAACTATGCCCATAGAATGGCCATCCCACCTCTCATCCCTGTAATAAAGACAGAGCTTGGAATCAACAACGCCCAAGCAGGTCTTCTGATGACTTCCCTTCTCTTACCCTATGCTCTAATTCAGGTTCCCGCAGGATATTTGGGGGATAAACTTGGAAGAAAAAAGCTTGTTGTGATCAGTATTCTTGGTTATTCCCTTGCAAGTGCACTCATAATCTTTGCAAGAGAGTATTGGGAATTGTTAAGCATAAGAGCTCTTTACGGCATTTTCGCAGGTCTTTACTATGCTCCAGCGACAGCTCTAATCAGCGACATTTATAAAGAGAAGAAAGGTTCAGCTCTTGGTGTTTTTATGGTTGGCCCGCCAATAGGAAGTGGGATAGCTCCTCTGATTGTTGTTCCTATTGCGTTGGCTCTGGAGTGGAGATATGCATTTTTGGTTCTCTCTGCTATGAGTGCGATAATTGGCATTACATTGCTTCTATCCATAAAAGGAGAACTTCATGAAGTTGAACATGCAAAGCTTAGAATCCCAAAGCATGTCATTAGGCTGAGCATTATGAATTTCATAAGTATGCTGGCATTCTTTGGCATGCTGACATTTCTTCCAGATTTCTTTGTAAACAGGGGGAGAAGCTTAGAGGAAGCTTCATTATATTTTTCTATCCTCTCAATAGTTGGGATTGCAGGCTCTTTGGTAGGTGGTACAATTTATGACAGGCTTAAAAAGAAAAGCTTAATTCTGTCCCTTGGATTTAATGCCTTTCTCTCATTCCTGTTAGCAAAAACAGCAATGCCCATAATAATGCCAATTCTGGGTTTGTTTTTCTACTCAGTTGGTCCGATAGTTACAGCGTATACTGCAGAACAGGCAACAAATGAAAATAAAGGATCAGTAATGGGTTTTGTCAATATGATGGGATTCTTTGGAGCAACTCTCGGCCCATATCTCCTTGGAGTCCTAATTGACACCTTGGGTTATGGGGAGGCATTTTATTTTATTCCACTGACGTATGTGGCTGCAGTGATAATAATAGGGACACAAAAGAAAAAGATCAACCATACATAA